A single region of the Streptomyces caelestis genome encodes:
- a CDS encoding peptidase inhibitor family I36 protein — MARAATDCPSGYVCIYPETNFGRQP, encoded by the coding sequence ATGGCGCGGGCCGCGACCGACTGCCCGTCCGGCTATGTGTGTATCTACCCCGAGACCAACTTCGGCAGGCAGCCATGA
- a CDS encoding class I SAM-dependent methyltransferase has translation MTSSTADLWHHYGRTRVGTDREVPVAFYWNWGQDAGPGPEILGDLTEKCVGDLGAGAARHAAYLATRHHPAQVIAVDASPAQHAMATDLYGHLAPRLRIVHSDVVNHLHASAATYDMLYSVFGAVDFTDPGKLLPAAAAALRPGGRLVFSTLAHYLSGKMAQPDVVHADIPAKRPDGEAATMRRWVLQEHVWTKALDAAGFTQIDVDVLPATGEGPRTAGTLLVSARLPK, from the coding sequence GTGACATCCAGCACCGCAGACCTCTGGCACCACTACGGCCGCACCCGCGTCGGCACTGACCGCGAGGTGCCTGTCGCGTTCTACTGGAACTGGGGCCAGGACGCCGGACCCGGACCGGAAATCCTGGGCGACCTGACGGAAAAATGCGTGGGCGACCTCGGCGCCGGAGCGGCCCGGCACGCCGCGTACCTGGCGACTCGTCACCATCCCGCCCAGGTCATCGCGGTGGATGCCTCGCCTGCCCAGCACGCCATGGCGACCGATCTGTACGGGCACCTTGCCCCACGCCTGCGCATCGTGCACTCCGACGTCGTGAACCACCTGCACGCCTCGGCCGCCACGTACGACATGCTCTACAGCGTCTTCGGGGCCGTCGACTTCACCGACCCGGGCAAGCTGCTGCCCGCGGCGGCCGCCGCGCTGCGGCCCGGCGGGCGACTGGTGTTCTCCACCCTCGCCCACTACCTGTCCGGGAAGATGGCCCAGCCCGATGTGGTGCACGCCGACATCCCGGCGAAGAGGCCGGATGGCGAGGCGGCCACGATGCGCCGCTGGGTACTCCAGGAGCACGTGTGGACCAAGGCGCTCGATGCGGCCGGGTTCACCCAGATCGATGTCGACGTGCTGCCCGCCACCGGTGAGGGCCCTCGCACCGCCGGCACACTGTTGGTGAGCGCCCGCCTTCCGAAGTGA
- a CDS encoding IS1182 family transposase produces MGEWVGEMVGPDVWETCREVIPQGSVFAFLAEHRGELFPAEMFTDMYPSANGRPSMPPQILAAAVTLQALHGLSDFETVQELRCDLRWKAGCGLGLHDMAFDPSLLAYFRRRLARSARPNRIFEAVREVVKATGVLKGKHRRALDSTVLDDAVATQDTVTQIIAAVRAVIREVPGADAVAAAQCSAHDYTDPGKPRIAWNDEQARAELVDALVTDALRLLGHLPDEQLGERAANAVGLLALVAGQDVEPAEDSDGRDGRWRITRGTAPGRMVSTIDPEARHVHKTRTHQQDGFKAHLAVEPETGLYTAVALRPGAGPEHHEAAVGLELLADEDTPLDAFGDTAYSTGDVRQALHEAGHRLFIKPAPLRPAVPGGFTLDDFAIDTTAAVVTCPAGHTVALSGPGGQHHQRKAIFGSLCTGCHLREQCTKARAGRILTIRPHHNIQTAARHQAATDPGWQADYRRWRPPVERAVAWLVHHGNRRLRYRGTIKNDTWLHTRAAALNLRRLINLGLTHTSGTWHIAPAGT; encoded by the coding sequence ATGGGTGAGTGGGTCGGCGAGATGGTCGGGCCGGACGTGTGGGAGACCTGCCGGGAAGTGATCCCGCAGGGGAGTGTGTTCGCGTTCCTGGCCGAGCATCGTGGCGAGCTGTTCCCGGCTGAGATGTTCACGGACATGTACCCGTCGGCGAACGGACGGCCGAGCATGCCGCCGCAGATCCTGGCCGCCGCGGTCACCTTGCAGGCCCTGCACGGGCTGTCGGATTTCGAGACGGTCCAGGAACTGCGGTGCGACCTGCGGTGGAAGGCCGGATGCGGGCTGGGCCTTCACGACATGGCGTTCGACCCGTCGCTGCTGGCCTACTTCCGCCGTCGGCTGGCCCGTTCCGCCCGTCCCAACCGGATCTTCGAGGCCGTGCGCGAGGTCGTGAAGGCCACCGGCGTACTCAAGGGCAAGCACCGCCGGGCACTGGACTCCACCGTGCTGGACGACGCGGTCGCCACCCAGGACACCGTCACCCAGATCATCGCCGCCGTCCGCGCGGTGATCCGCGAGGTCCCCGGCGCCGACGCGGTCGCCGCTGCCCAGTGCAGCGCGCACGACTACACCGACCCGGGCAAGCCCCGCATCGCCTGGAACGACGAGCAGGCCCGCGCCGAGCTGGTCGACGCGCTGGTCACAGATGCCCTGCGGCTGCTGGGCCACCTGCCCGATGAGCAACTCGGCGAAAGGGCGGCCAACGCGGTGGGCCTCCTGGCCCTGGTCGCCGGCCAGGACGTCGAGCCCGCCGAGGACTCCGACGGCCGGGATGGCCGCTGGCGCATCACCCGGGGCACCGCCCCTGGCCGGATGGTCTCCACCATCGATCCCGAAGCACGCCACGTCCACAAGACCCGCACTCACCAGCAGGACGGCTTCAAGGCCCACCTGGCCGTCGAGCCCGAGACCGGGTTATACACCGCCGTCGCTCTGCGGCCCGGCGCCGGGCCCGAGCACCACGAGGCCGCGGTCGGCCTGGAACTGCTTGCCGACGAGGACACCCCACTCGATGCCTTCGGCGACACCGCCTACTCCACCGGCGATGTCCGCCAGGCCCTCCACGAGGCCGGGCACCGGCTGTTCATCAAGCCCGCCCCGCTGCGGCCTGCCGTCCCCGGCGGCTTCACCCTCGACGACTTCGCCATCGACACCACAGCCGCTGTCGTGACCTGCCCGGCCGGACACACCGTGGCCCTGTCCGGCCCCGGCGGGCAGCACCACCAACGCAAAGCCATTTTCGGGAGCTTATGCACCGGATGCCACCTGCGCGAGCAGTGCACCAAAGCCAGGGCCGGACGCATCCTGACCATCCGGCCCCATCACAACATCCAGACAGCAGCCCGCCACCAGGCCGCAACCGACCCCGGCTGGCAGGCCGACTACCGCCGCTGGCGGCCCCCGGTCGAACGCGCCGTCGCCTGGCTCGTCCACCACGGCAACCGGCGCCTGCGCTACCGCGGCACCATCAAGAACGACACCTGGCTCCACACCCGAGCCGCCGCACTCAACCTCCGCCGACTGATCAACCTCGGACTCACCCACACCAGTGGCACCTGGCACATCGCACCGGCCGGTACATGA